The genomic window ACTAATTTGCATCTGGCTTGCCATTTGCAGCATGATGTTATCAGTAATTAAACGCTCAAGGATCTGATGGCGAAGTGTTTGGTCATCAGGAACTTGCTGGCCTGCATTGCGAGCGTTCATTTTTACTGTATTCAGCATGTTCTGGACGTCACTTTCCAGTACGACTCCGTTATTCACGATAGCAGCAACTTTATCTATTTGCTGTGGCGCAGCTAATGCTGTCGAGCTTGCGAACATCAGTCCTAAAATAAGCGTTTTCCAATTCTTCATAACGATCCTATCAATTGATTTAAATCCTGCTAAGCAGGTTAATCGTGTTTATAATCATCTGATTCAGTAGTAACGTAAAATTACTCAGCACTTTACATACTGGATCATCTGCTTTATCAATGTATTTAATGAGCTTTATCTCATTGATATTACTAGCTGTTCAATAATAGATAATACTCATCATTTGTCTTTAATTATCAGAAAGCGCGTTGATAAGGAATGATACCTCTATTCAGCATTTCCTGACTACCTAAACTATGATTGTTATTTAGGCCTCTAAGTTCCACATTGAATGACCATTTATTATCATATTCGCTGCTAAACTTATCTGTTTGCCAGCCCACAATCTTACGCTCATAACCGACGTTAAATGCCCAGCAACAGGTATTATACTGTAATCCCAGTAATTGGCTGGCAGATTGTTGTTGTTTTGTATCGTAATAATAAGAGCCAACAAAGCCCCAGCGCTCATTTAATGGCCAACTGAGTACAGCACCAACTTGTGATATTCCACGTTGATATTCAGGCAATGTATAGGTTTGATCATTGGTATCATTTCGTTGGAAAGTGGCTTGAATATAATCACGATCCACAAAACGGTAGTTCAACTGTAGCAAACGATCAGAATCAATGCGATATTCCGTGATCGCATTTCCCATGGTGACATTACCTAGACGTTTATCATACTGTAATCCACCACGGATCCCCCACTTATCATTGATGCGCCAATATGAATCTGTTGCCCACAATAGTGAACCAGTATTACTTTTATCATCAATTTGAAGGGTGGAGTTACCAGAACGAGGACGTTCTAAGTAGTAGATTTGTCCAACAGAAAAATTAAAACGCTCATTGAGCATTTCATCATAAATACGCGTTGTTACACCGGTTGTGACTTGGTTTGCAGATGCAATTCGGTCAAGTCCACTATAAATGCGATCACGGAATAATCCATCATAGTTAGATTGTAGCAATGCTGAGTCATAGTTATTGATATTGTCTTGATCTTTATACGGAATATATAAATATTTAACTCGCGGTTCTAAAGTTTGGACATAATCACTACCTTCAAAAAGATTTCGCTCGAAAACAACTTTTGCATCACTGCTAATCATTGGAAGAACCCGAGTAACATTCTTCTCTAAGGTAGCATTTTGATTTGTATTCGGAATATCTTGGTCATAATGTGTTGCGAGCAATTTGAAACTGTTGTTCATATTTGCCCAGCCATTAGATAAAGGTAGACTGACTTCAGGCTCTATATGTAAGCGTGTTGCATCAGGATTATTCTTTCCTACACTGGTAAAGCGTGCAGCTTGCGCATAAGTATGTAAGTCGAATGAACCCAAGTTATTTTTGTAGTAATTAAAATCTAGTTGAGGTTCCGCTTTATAGGCACGCTTATTTGGTGAATCGACAAAAATTTGGAATTGTTTATGTGAAAGCTTGGCATTCCAATTCTCAGCTGCATAGCTTGTACTAAATTTTTGAGTTGCATAGCCGTCCGTTGTATTACCGTATTGGGAACTAAAATCAGTAAAATATTGGGGATCACTGACTTTGGTATAATCAGCATCGATGCTCCAATTTTGTGTCAAAGCCCCTGAATGGCGCCAGTAAAATAGCCAGCGGTCATCACTATCTCGAGCATCACGCTTATTACTTTTTTTATCTTTAATGTAAGCCCGATCGTGATTAATAAAATCGAAAGCAACCGTACCAGTCCCTGGTGTTGTTAAATAACGGAATTCATTATTTAATTTTACGCCACGGTGGGTCATAAATTGTGGTGTAATGGTTGCATCATAGTTAGGTGCAATATTCCAATAATAGGGCAAAGAGAACTCTAAACCATCATTGGTTGAGTAGCTACCTGTTGGAATTAAAAGACCTGATCGGCGTTTATCCCCAATCGGTAGTTGCATGTATGGGCTATAG from Providencia sneebia DSM 19967 includes these protein-coding regions:
- the lptD gene encoding LPS assembly protein LptD; this encodes MNKSYPTLLATMIWAAIYSQQAHADLAAQCMLGVPVYDKPLVQGEPKDLPIYISAENIQGEYPNFVEYSGDVDIQQGNQTLTADNVKLTQSGEVNPVREVTATGNVHYDDPRIILKGPSAWSNLNTQDTDVNDGNYMMVGRQGRGDAKKMKMRDENRYSIMENGTFTTCLPGNDSWSVSGSEVIIDREEQVAEIWHAHFRLGKVPVFYSPYMQLPIGDKRRSGLLIPTGSYSTNDGLEFSLPYYWNIAPNYDATITPQFMTHRGVKLNNEFRYLTTPGTGTVAFDFINHDRAYIKDKKSNKRDARDSDDRWLFYWRHSGALTQNWSIDADYTKVSDPQYFTDFSSQYGNTTDGYATQKFSTSYAAENWNAKLSHKQFQIFVDSPNKRAYKAEPQLDFNYYKNNLGSFDLHTYAQAARFTSVGKNNPDATRLHIEPEVSLPLSNGWANMNNSFKLLATHYDQDIPNTNQNATLEKNVTRVLPMISSDAKVVFERNLFEGSDYVQTLEPRVKYLYIPYKDQDNINNYDSALLQSNYDGLFRDRIYSGLDRIASANQVTTGVTTRIYDEMLNERFNFSVGQIYYLERPRSGNSTLQIDDKSNTGSLLWATDSYWRINDKWGIRGGLQYDKRLGNVTMGNAITEYRIDSDRLLQLNYRFVDRDYIQATFQRNDTNDQTYTLPEYQRGISQVGAVLSWPLNERWGFVGSYYYDTKQQQSASQLLGLQYNTCCWAFNVGYERKIVGWQTDKFSSEYDNKWSFNVELRGLNNNHSLGSQEMLNRGIIPYQRAF